AAATCCTTTGTTCGTCCCAtattagaatatggaaatattatatggggtccacagttcatactcgatcagcagtcagttgaaaaaattcaaagaagagctaccaagttagtgagcgaaattaaagacttgcaatatgttgacagattaaaccacctaaacttaccatctctcagatatcgacgtcgtagaggggacttaatttacacatacagactatttcataacatgctggacatggatagctcatctttatttacccttcgatcatcttctataacaagaggtcatgatttaaagatctataaaccacacgctacctgcttgccacgccgtcacttttattcagtaagaattataaatgattggaatggactcccatatgactcagttaatgttcattcaaccaatttgtttaagacacacctagatagattttattatgattaccagtatgatattgtatagttatttttgtagtagtttgattgtatagatcaggtttttacaggctttgcctccttacctgtacccccaataataataataatactatatagCGTTCGTGATACCATGGCAACAAGGAAGCTTGTATAGATTAGAATTGAAAAACGCTTAACAATCTATGCTAGTTATTTTACGTTACTATTATTATAGTGTGAGTAAGACCTGACACTGTTCATGGACGCACGTTTCCTTGTTGCTATGGTATCACGAATGCTATATGGTGCACGTGACAGACGCGTCTGTTTAGTTACTGTACAAGCAGAGATAATAGAGTTACTGTTTGTCAGGTCTTACTCACACTATAATAATAGTAACGTAAAATAACTAGCATAGATTGTTAAGCGTTTTTCAATTCTAATCTACACAAGCTTCCTTGTTGCCATGGTATCACGAACGCTATATAGTACACGTGACAGACGCGTCTGTTTAGTTACTGTACAAGTGACATGGCGTTTGTTCGCAGACTGTTACGAGTATTGGTAAAGCGACTTAATACTACACTGGCTGTTGCCCAGCGCATAGTCAGGTTTCTTCTATCAACGTTTCGTCACATCCGATCCAGGAGGGAGATGTGGAGCGTCGCCGAGACACTACTAAGGAGCCTTATTCCGGAAGTAGTAGAAGGGAGCACCCACAGAACGGTGGAGGAGCGGGACGAATTGGAAGTAACCAGCAACACATTTGGAGAAGAGATAAGCACCAAAGGAGGAATGGAAAGTTTGTCATCAAATCCCATCGGAGTTGATCATGGCGAGAAGGACGTGACTGTGATGAGCTCTTCACATTGCTTGATGATTACAGGTAAGTTTTCCACTTCAATGCTGTCCACTATTATGGAAACAAGTGAAGAAGATGACACAGAAAAGGTAGCTATACATGAAAACTTTACACCTGCATgacataatattttatattgCAGGACTCAGAAACAAGTTCTACTGAAACGTTAGATCTGAATGATGCAAATGTGTTTAGAGGTGTGGATTCAAGTGGTTTATATTATTTGAGTGATCCAAGTTCTGAGAGATCACTGAGTGATTCAAGCTCTCTAATTGATACAAGTTCTGTAAGTGACGTGAGTTCTCTGATTGAAGTGAGTTCTCTAAGTGATGTGAGCTGTCTGAGTAATGTCAGCTCTCTTTGTGAAGTGAGCTCACTGAGCGAAGTGAGCTGTCTGAGCAAAATGAGTTCTCTTTGTGAAGTGAGCTCACTGAGCGAAGTGAGCTCTCTGAGCAAAGTGAGTTCTCTGAGCATAGTGAGTTCTCTTTGTGAAGTGAGCTCTCTGAGCAAAGTGAGTTCTCTTTGTGAAGTGAGCTCTCTGAGCAAAGTGAGTTCTCTGAGCAAAGTGAGTTCTCTTTGTGAAGTGAGCTCACTGAGCGAAGTGAGCTCTCTGAGTGAAGTGAGCTGCGAAGTGAGCTCTCTGAGTGAAGTGAGCTGCGAAGTGAGCTCTCTGAGTGAAGTGAGCTGCGAAGTGAGCTCTCTGAGTGAAGTGAGCTGCGAAGTGAGCTCTCTGAGTGAAGTGAGCTGCGAAGTGAGCTCTCTGAGTGAAGTGAGCTGCGAAGTGAGCTCTCTGAGTGAAGTGAGCTGCGAAGTGAGCTCTCTGAGTGAAGTGAGCTGCGAAGTGAGCTCTCTGAGTGAAGCAAGCTCTCTGAGTAAAGTGAGTTGCGAAGTGAGCTCTCTGAGTGACATGAGCTCTCTGGTTAATGTGAGTTCTTTAAGTCATGCTAGTTCAATGAATTCTTCAACTTCTCTGAACAATGTGAGTTCCATGAGTGATGCGAGTTTCATAGGTTATCCCTATGATCTCAGTTTTCCAGAGTTTTCTATAAACCAAGTGACATGTGTCTGATTTTAAAAAGCAACCATGCAACAGACGATGGAGCCAGTCGTACTTTATCTCTTCTTATAGTGATTAATAAATATGTTGGCAGTTTCCTAGTATGGCTGTGTGTGCTCACTAAACTAAACTGAAATAAGACAGTTAATATCTTCACAATATACAGTTGAAAGGTAGTaactgctgaatgttctattagagtatcttgatataaTAAAATATTCAACTTCCTTTTCCCAATAGTGTAAAGTGCAACTATAAAGTTTTGTTCTTTTAATTACCCAGTGGTTTTCTTCCACCCATGCACCCTCTTTATGATGAAGTCTGTCCCCTTTGAGCCACTATTTTCttaataccgtatagagggaaactttggtggggctaaactttggcgaataacAAGCttggcaaaataaactttggcaaattcaagctcaatgtttagctataaagatgctaatccaAGTAATTGGCAAATTAAACTTTGGCAGACTTAAAGCACTACTAGAAAATTTGTCAATGAATTGTGCATGAAATGTTAAAGGAGCCATGAAATGTTTTCATGTAAATTTACTGGGTAGACTTTTCCATGAATTTATATAGAAATTTGCATGAAAAACATCCTGTCCATGAAATGTTAACGTTTCATACCTTGGAATCTATGAACACTCTATGAATTCACAAGGAATTCTGTATGAAACAGCAACCtatttcatggacaaaatctaGTAGTGCTTGTACATTGCCGAAGTTTTTTCCCTGCCAAAATTTTCTTCTGTATATACGGTACTTAAGAATTAGTAGGGTCTGTTATGGCAAAATTTCGCCAAAATTGTGACACAGCGGattaaagcaccaaatttggtacagtgattccTTAGGATGTATAGAATGGtttcagaaggggtgccaccATGAACTCACCCTGCACGGACAGCTATAATTTTGACAGTCCACAAAATTAAAACTCATTACTTTATATACTATATTGAATAACTTCTTTTCCTAACCACATTCCCTAAGGTTAATTGTTCCTGTTTGTGAATGAGTAGTCCATGACATCCCATAATAGTTTTATTAATATTATGTCTGTGTGAAAGATAGAAGGCCTAAACAAAACTATGAGTTTAGCGAAAgttaaaatcactaaaatttaaaCATGGCTATTCATGAAGGTTTTTCACAATAGTTACTCAAAAGCAATGTCCATGTAACACCAGTTTCCTGGATACTTGACCAAACAGGTTCAACCTTacaataatgtatgtataactgTTTGCTATAGCTAAGCTATACATTTACGCAATTCtatttgctaataaaatgtgcaCACATTGCTGTTCTGTTATTGAATTTATGACAAAATCAGATGATAGTTCACCAAAGGGGTTCCCTGCATGAGTATTACATGTATCCCAGGATTATGCAGATACTTCAACTAAGAGCACCGTGGATTATTTGAGACTCCAAAGATAATGGTAACATCCTGGAACTACTATAGAATAAGTCTGCctccacaggaaaattttgaaaaatttgcTTGATTTTGGTGATTAAATAAACACCACAGTTGTCCAGTGCTTCCACAGACAgtcatgcccccagatcccctagttaggcatgctttgcatgcatTGGGAAGCATGCTTTGGATCTagcttatacagtatatatatacttacattTTAACTCTGCAGGTCACATGCTCTATAGGCATGGCCAGACATGCAATTAACCTATTCTCTGTCTAGTCTCGCGTTGCCAGACTAATATGTCAGGCGCTTATCGATATCCTGATTATAAGCGCCGGCTGTAattggtctggtgacattaCGACTCATCACCATTTCTACTGGAATGTAGCAGTGTGCGCAGTATAGCCGTGGCAGAAGCTGTTTCCATAGATACCTAATATTTTATTATGCTAGACTTGGGACTATTCTATACAGCACAGCTAACACAAGTGACAGGTTATTACATTCACTACTCACCACTACAATTCCTTAGCAACAGTGGCCCTTTGTCATCAAACAGACCGCGAATACGTGTGCCGTTTATACTAATTGCTTGCGCACCATATGCTGCACTGCTGAACTAGTAGTGGGTCGTAATGTCACCAGACCAAATACAGCTGACGTTTATAATCAGGATATCAATAAGCACCTGGCACGTATTGGTTTGGCAACGTGAGACTATGGTGTTTATTGATTAGATTTTTTTTGGTTCCTACTCCCAAAAGGTTTCGTACTTGAACTACTGGTTAGTATTATAGTCGTCTTTTAAATTGCATGGGATGGCGTTAATGATTCCAACAAGTCTTTGTCATCGCCACTCAACTTGCCAATGGGTTACTTTAATCAATCAGACCATCTGATTTTGTCATATCTTTAAAGAATTTCAATAGCAGAACAGCAATGCATGCACAGATCGTTAGCAAATAGAATTGTGTAAATGTACTAGCTATAGTAATATTCTGGCTATAGTTATGTGCAGTATTATAAGGTTGAACCTGTTTACAACCCAGGAAGTCAAGTATCCAGGAAACTGGTGTTCTGTGTACAGTACACAGCCAGTGTAGTGGCAACATTGACATTGGTTTTCATTTTGATAGAAAATAGGTAACCAGCTATTATTGTGAAAACATTTCATGAATAGCCATGTTTAAATTTTAGCGATTTTAATTTTTGCCAAACATAGTTTTGTTTAGGCCTTAATTGTATTTTCACATATTAATACAACTATTATGAGATGTCATGGACTACTCATTCACAAACAGGAACTATTTTTTGGGAGTGTGGTAAGGAAAACAAGTTTGTAAAATGTAATTGTGTTTTAATTTCGCGGACTGTCAAAATTAGCTGTCCATACAAAGGGGTGCAGAGTGAGTTCATGGTGGCACCCCTTCTCAATTCTGAAATCACTTTATACGTCATAAggaatcactgtaccaaattaTCTGCCGTGTCATGATCAAATCCATAAGGAACCAGACTGGGTTATAATTATACATCATGCAGTGTGTATGCATCAGGTgccgtatagcgggtttttaCTGTGAAGACTTTATTTTCACGAACAGTGCAGGGGCATAGCGAGGGGAGTTTCCAGAGGTCAGAAAACCGGCccttttggattttacacactacttaaaacattaagaaattgaaacttcaggtttccaaaATCTGGAATTTATCATGGAACaagacacattttaaacttttatatcttagttaaataatagtttctcacatgatagcaacacttatagcattattaattatgattttggtgaaaagatcgagatactctattaaagcagtcagtcaatataaattataaatttactctaatataacagtcacttagctgtagtagAAACCTCTTTTCAAATTCCTGCATATGCCCCTGCAGTGGGTAGCCGCAGTATTTTTTGTGCTTGTTTATTTTGCATGTTTTTGCATCTTCTTGCCCTGAAACTCTATGTATTATTGTACCACCATGAAACAAGAACAAACTATATCTTTGGAGGGTGCACTGTA
The sequence above is drawn from the Dysidea avara unplaced genomic scaffold, odDysAvar1.4 SCAFFOLD_488, whole genome shotgun sequence genome and encodes:
- the LOC136246204 gene encoding uncharacterized protein, whose protein sequence is MAFVRRLLRVLVKRLNTTLAVAQRIVRFLLSTFRHIRSRREMWSVAETLLRSLIPEVVEGSTHRTVEERDELEVTSNTFGEEISTKGGMESLSSNPIGVDHGEKDVTVMSSSHCLMITGKFSTSMLSTIMETSEEDDTEKDSETSSTETLDLNDANVFRGVDSSGLYYLSDPSSERSLSDSSSLIDTSSLSL